A single window of Ananas comosus cultivar F153 linkage group 24, ASM154086v1, whole genome shotgun sequence DNA harbors:
- the LOC109728508 gene encoding uncharacterized protein LOC109728508: MAATEPQGGSGGSLGFLGLSILSFRRTTPPSFAAADHFVGAGDDGDDGGDLEGFQALVADLLLSLLPAPSSGDLLVTLDFLSRLLDALLACELRFRSLILSAAARNPSALSRPPLDVKALDLCNAASLALLSLRPWRRHARIAASALLLQNPNPNPNPRLRRARRALDKLLSDPVLLRSPSFGSAGSSGGAHARSLSWSVSKNWAAGRPIPPPQPAADLSGGLALAVYTMSSVLGLAMWALAAAVPCGGCGAGAPTAFSPAAAPPRILRWAAAMAALQERIAEELRRREQKGGAVGLLAEMQRVERSGRSLMAMVGEEEEEDTTSVREEDDAVSAAAAELDAACRAMEAGLGPLERQVRSVFHRIVRGRTEVLHCLGHSVTAAAAPRASPQANSAASASAASASASAASAAAAIIPVALEREV; encoded by the exons ATGGCGGCGACGGAGCCCCAAGGAGGTAGTGGAGGGTCCCTGGGCTTCCTCGGCCTATCCATCCTCAGCTTCCGCCGCACGACTCCGCCCTCATTCGCCGCCGCCGACCACTTCGTCGGCGCCGgagacgacggcgacgacggagGCGACCTCGAGGGGTTCCAAGCGCTCGTCGCCGATCTCCTCCTCTCGCTCCTCCCCGCTCCCTCCTCAGGTGATCTTCTCGTAACCCTAGACTTCCTCTCGCGCCTCCTCGACGCGCTTCTCGCGTGCGAGCTCCGGTTCCGCTCCCTcatcctctccgccgccgcgcgaAACCCTAGCGCCCTCTCCCGCCCCCCGCTTGA CGTCAAGGCCCTCGACCTCTGCAACGCCGCCTCCCtcgccctcctctccctccgccCCTGGCGCCGCCACGCCCGCATTGCCGCCTCCGCCCTcctcctccaaaaccctaaccctaatcccaacccccgcctccgccgcgcccGCCGCGCCCTCGACAAGCTCCTCTCCGACCCCGTCCTCCTCCGCTCCCCCTCCTTCGGATCCGCTGGATCCAGCGGCGGCGCCCACGCGCGCTCGCTCTCGTGGAGCGTGTCAAAGAACTGGGCGGCGGGGCGGCCAATCCCGCCGCCGCAACCGGCGGCGGATCTCTCCGGcggcctcgccctcgccgtGTACACGATGAGCTCCGTCCTCGGCCTCGCCATGTGGGCGCTCGCCGCCGCCGTGCCGtgcggcggctgcggcgccGGCGCCCCCACGGCCTTCtccccggcggcggcgccgccgcggatcctccggtgggcggcggcgatggcggcgctcCAGGAGCGGATCGCGGAGGAGCTGCGGCGCCGCGAGCAGAAGGGCGGCGCGGTGGGGTTGCTTGCGGAGATGCAGAGGGTGGAGAGGAGCGGGAGGTCACTAATGGCGATGgtcggggaggaggaggaggaggatacTACAAGTGTGAGGGAGGAGGACGATGCGGTGTCGGCAGCAGCGGCGGAGCTGGATGCGGCGTGCCGGGCGATGGAGGCAGGGCTGGGGCCACTGGAGCGGCAGGTGCGCTCCGTGTTCCACCGCATCGTCCGCGGCCGCACGGAAGTGCTCCATTGCTTGGGCCACTCCGTCACCGCAGCCGCCGCCCCCCGCGCTTCTCCGCAAGCAAACTCAGCTGCTTCAGCttctgctgcttctgcttcagcttctgctgcttctgctgctgctgctattatTCCAGTTGCTCTGGAAAGGGAGGTATAA